Proteins found in one Nostoc sp. NIES-3756 genomic segment:
- a CDS encoding cytochrome C, whose amino-acid sequence MSNLVKRKSRTRSLKRRPLGLIVIILTWSLAMGWLLALATSAHSATPTAEIGTVDVIPPAQQLGQELYLENCATCHIGIPPSVLPSQTWRNLLQDSQHYGVQLKPLIDPPRALVWRYLSTFSRSQLPEEETPYRVRNSRYFKALHPKVKLPRPLQINSCVTCHPGASEYNYRRLSAEWEK is encoded by the coding sequence ATGTCGAATCTGGTAAAAAGAAAATCCCGTACTCGCTCACTCAAACGCCGACCTCTGGGTTTAATTGTCATCATTCTTACCTGGAGTTTAGCTATGGGTTGGTTGTTAGCCTTAGCCACAAGCGCCCACAGTGCTACACCTACAGCAGAAATTGGCACTGTTGATGTCATCCCCCCAGCACAACAACTGGGTCAAGAACTATATTTAGAAAATTGTGCTACTTGTCACATTGGCATCCCACCATCTGTTTTACCCAGCCAAACTTGGCGCAACCTCCTACAAGACTCACAACACTATGGTGTACAACTCAAGCCTTTAATCGACCCACCACGCGCCCTAGTTTGGCGGTATCTTTCCACCTTTTCCCGTTCCCAGCTACCAGAAGAAGAAACCCCCTATCGCGTTAGAAATTCTCGTTATTTTAAAGCTTTACATCCCAAAGTAAAATTACCTCGCCCCTTGCAGATCAATAGTTGTGTTACTTGTCATCCTGGTGCAAGTGAGTATAATTACCGTCGCCTCAGTGCTGAATGGGAGAAGTAG
- a CDS encoding nuclear transport factor 2 family protein, which translates to MKKSNIALTTLLTASIFIHAGMAKANIQSDRQEILQKLDWMSKGCNSGNIKQCYAYCANDFQEIQVDGKVIVLKESIKNIKQFYQQVSKYRFREEVIRVNVDGNLAGVVGVAYSESIIGNKRIYRQTPYEDLWEKTNKGWLLISRSWYQGNDNEVAIGR; encoded by the coding sequence ATGAAAAAAAGTAATATCGCGCTAACAACTTTATTAACAGCATCAATATTCATTCATGCTGGTATGGCAAAAGCTAACATACAATCGGATAGACAAGAGATTCTTCAGAAATTAGACTGGATGTCCAAGGGCTGCAACTCTGGAAACATCAAACAATGTTATGCTTACTGTGCAAATGATTTCCAAGAAATTCAAGTAGATGGAAAGGTTATTGTTTTGAAAGAGTCTATAAAAAATATCAAACAATTTTATCAACAAGTTAGTAAATATCGATTCCGTGAAGAAGTGATTCGTGTTAATGTTGATGGAAATCTTGCAGGAGTTGTAGGTGTCGCATACTCTGAATCCATAATTGGCAATAAGCGTATATATCGGCAAACTCCATACGAAGACCTATGGGAAAAAACTAATAAAGGTTGGTTATTAATATCAAGAAGTTGGTATCAAGGAAATGATAATGAGGTTGCTATAGGGCGATAA
- the surE gene encoding 5'/3'-nucleotidase SurE encodes MKLLISNDDGISALGIRTLANALAEAGHDVTVVCPDRERSATGHGLTLHQPIRAEIVESIFHPSIKAWACDGTPSDCVKLAIWALLDSPPDLVLSGINQGANLGTEILYSGTVSAAMEGMIEGIPSIAFSLTSHISKDFQPAAKFATILVEQLATKPIPDLMLLNVNIPAVSWEEIAGVKFTRQGVRRYVDVFDQRTDPRGKTYYWLTGEVLEEVEPPEGLNLPEYVPIDVHVVRDKYISITPLQYNLTYATGLDKLSTWNFPLS; translated from the coding sequence ATGAAACTACTAATTAGCAACGATGACGGCATTTCCGCCTTGGGTATTCGGACTTTAGCTAACGCTTTAGCTGAGGCTGGCCATGATGTTACTGTAGTTTGTCCAGATAGGGAGCGATCGGCCACTGGTCATGGACTAACTTTACACCAACCGATTCGCGCGGAAATTGTCGAGTCAATTTTTCATCCCTCTATCAAAGCTTGGGCTTGTGATGGTACACCCTCGGATTGTGTGAAGTTGGCAATTTGGGCTTTGTTAGACTCTCCCCCCGATTTGGTTCTGTCTGGAATTAATCAAGGTGCAAATCTAGGAACGGAAATTTTATATTCTGGTACGGTGTCTGCGGCGATGGAGGGGATGATTGAGGGCATTCCCAGTATTGCTTTTAGCCTAACCAGTCACATTTCCAAGGATTTTCAGCCTGCGGCGAAGTTCGCCACCATTTTAGTAGAACAACTAGCTACTAAACCCATACCTGATTTGATGTTACTGAATGTGAATATCCCGGCTGTGTCATGGGAAGAAATCGCTGGCGTGAAATTCACCCGTCAAGGGGTGCGGCGCTATGTTGACGTTTTTGATCAGCGTACTGATCCTCGTGGTAAAACCTACTACTGGTTAACAGGAGAAGTTTTAGAGGAAGTAGAACCACCAGAAGGTTTAAATTTGCCCGAGTATGTACCCATTGATGTTCATGTAGTGCGGGATAAATACATCAGCATCACACCATTGCAATACAACCTTACCTACGCCACCGGACTAGATAAATTATCCACTTGGAATTTCCCCTTATCCTAA
- a CDS encoding AAA family ATPase, producing the protein MREKIDALTHNLNRTIVGKTEAIRLVLVALLGGGHALLEDVPGVGKTLLAKSLARSLDGTFQRLQCTPDLLPTDITGTNIWNPKSGEFTYMPGPVFANIVLADEINRATPRTQSALLEVMEEHQVTVDGVSRPVPYPFFVIATQNPVEYQGTFPLPEAQMDRFMLSLSLGYPGADEELQMLQNLQHGVKVSDLQSCMTLAEITQLRELCSQVKVETVLQQYILELVRATRQDEEITLGVSPRGTVALHKATQALAFLLGRDYAIPDDVKFLAPYVLCHRLIPRGGRNARGIVDRLLRSLPIP; encoded by the coding sequence ATGAGAGAAAAAATTGACGCTTTAACCCACAATCTCAACCGTACCATCGTTGGCAAAACTGAAGCCATACGCCTAGTGTTGGTGGCACTTTTAGGCGGTGGTCATGCCTTATTAGAAGATGTCCCTGGAGTTGGCAAAACCCTCTTGGCAAAGTCCCTAGCCCGTTCACTAGATGGTACGTTTCAACGGCTACAATGCACTCCTGATTTACTACCCACAGACATCACTGGTACTAACATCTGGAACCCCAAAAGCGGCGAATTTACTTATATGCCTGGGCCAGTGTTTGCCAATATTGTGTTAGCAGACGAAATCAACCGCGCCACACCCCGCACCCAGTCGGCTTTGCTGGAAGTGATGGAAGAACATCAGGTAACAGTTGATGGCGTTTCTCGACCAGTTCCCTATCCTTTCTTTGTCATTGCTACCCAAAATCCTGTCGAGTATCAAGGTACATTTCCCCTACCGGAAGCGCAAATGGACAGGTTTATGTTGTCCTTAAGCTTGGGTTATCCGGGTGCAGATGAAGAATTACAAATGTTGCAAAATCTCCAGCATGGTGTCAAGGTGAGTGATTTACAGTCTTGTATGACCTTAGCTGAAATCACCCAATTACGAGAACTTTGTTCTCAAGTCAAAGTAGAAACTGTTTTACAGCAATACATCCTCGAATTGGTACGCGCCACACGCCAAGATGAAGAAATTACTCTCGGTGTGAGTCCAAGAGGTACTGTAGCACTACACAAAGCTACCCAAGCATTAGCGTTTTTATTAGGGCGTGATTATGCCATTCCAGACGATGTAAAATTTTTAGCGCCTTATGTGCTTTGTCATCGTTTAATTCCTAGAGGTGGACGTAACGCAAGAGGTATAGTTGATAGATTATTGCGATCGCTCCCCATTCCCTAA
- a CDS encoding MBL fold metallo-hydrolase has protein sequence MSRIENQFTVQFWGVRGSIPCPGPNTVRYGGNTPCVEMQVAGKRLIFDGGTGLHVLGQSLLRQMPIEAHLFFTHSHWDHMQGFPFFVPGFVKGNNFHIYGAIAPDGSTVEQRLNDQMLHPNFPVPLQIMQANLHFHDVEPGKPIHLNEITIETAPLNHPGEAVGYRVNWHGGAAVYITDTEHFPDKLDENVLWLARNADILIYDSTYTDEEYYSPKSPKIGWGHSTWQEAVKLAKAANVKTLVIFHHDPAHDDDFLDQVGAQAFAKFSGAIMAREGMVLQVPVSVPLSESFLC, from the coding sequence ATGTCAAGGATAGAGAACCAATTTACTGTGCAATTTTGGGGAGTTCGTGGCAGCATCCCCTGTCCAGGGCCAAATACAGTCCGCTACGGTGGCAATACTCCCTGTGTGGAGATGCAGGTAGCAGGTAAACGCTTAATTTTCGATGGCGGTACAGGACTGCATGTTTTGGGGCAATCTTTATTGCGTCAAATGCCGATAGAGGCTCACCTGTTTTTTACCCATTCCCACTGGGATCATATGCAGGGGTTTCCCTTTTTCGTGCCTGGGTTTGTTAAAGGGAATAATTTTCATATTTATGGTGCGATCGCTCCCGATGGTTCGACTGTAGAACAACGGCTCAACGATCAAATGCTCCACCCTAATTTTCCCGTACCTTTGCAAATCATGCAAGCCAACCTGCATTTTCACGACGTGGAGCCAGGAAAACCCATCCATCTGAATGAGATTACCATCGAAACAGCACCGCTCAACCACCCAGGCGAAGCTGTAGGCTATCGAGTTAATTGGCATGGTGGTGCAGCAGTTTACATTACCGATACAGAACATTTCCCAGATAAATTAGATGAGAATGTTCTGTGGTTGGCTCGCAATGCGGATATCCTGATTTACGATTCTACCTACACTGACGAAGAATATTATTCTCCCAAATCACCGAAAATTGGCTGGGGACATTCGACTTGGCAAGAGGCTGTCAAATTGGCAAAAGCCGCTAACGTTAAGACATTAGTGATTTTTCATCATGACCCTGCCCATGACGATGATTTCTTAGATCAGGTAGGCGCACAAGCATTTGCCAAGTTTTCGGGGGCAATTATGGCGCGGGAAGGGATGGTACTCCAGGTTCCTGTGTCAGTTCCCTTATCAGAATCTTTTCTTTGTTAG
- a CDS encoding Uma2 family endonuclease, with translation MTSATSKKFTLEEYLNYDNGSDRQYELVAGELVAMPPESPINVQISLFLLVNFLKFIPVNRVSNKAEIVVCGSRATTRVPDLVVLTEELAKALQGATRSTITLDMPPPALVVEVVSPGKANEDRDYRYKRSEYAARGIAEYWIVDPQKDRVTLLTLVDGFYEESIFTGNTLIVSSIFPQLNLTAQQILTDGENNI, from the coding sequence ATGACATCAGCCACAAGTAAAAAATTTACGCTTGAGGAATATCTAAACTATGACAACGGTAGCGATCGCCAGTATGAATTGGTAGCAGGGGAATTAGTAGCAATGCCTCCTGAAAGCCCAATAAATGTACAAATATCTCTATTTTTGTTAGTAAATTTTCTCAAGTTTATTCCGGTTAATCGAGTCAGTAACAAAGCTGAAATTGTCGTTTGTGGTTCTCGCGCTACAACTCGTGTTCCTGACCTAGTGGTGTTAACAGAAGAACTAGCAAAAGCCTTACAAGGCGCAACTAGATCCACTATTACTTTAGATATGCCGCCGCCAGCCTTGGTTGTCGAAGTAGTTTCTCCAGGCAAAGCCAATGAAGACCGTGACTACCGCTACAAACGTTCTGAATATGCTGCTAGAGGAATTGCTGAATATTGGATTGTTGATCCACAAAAAGACAGGGTTACTTTACTGACGCTAGTGGATGGGTTTTATGAAGAAAGTATATTTACAGGAAATACATTAATTGTTTCTAGTATTTTTCCTCAATTAAATCTAACAGCACAGCAAATACTTACAGACGGAGAAAACAATATATAA
- a CDS encoding type II toxin-antitoxin system RelN family antitoxin, whose translation MKAIEVTGKIDSQGNLILDEPIQGTTYPHQVRVIVLVPEQEEVEEIDPDDTPVEEIKASLRRALQQAKMGQTRPISELWDRIDAE comes from the coding sequence ATGAAGGCGATAGAGGTTACTGGCAAAATTGATTCTCAGGGAAATCTTATTCTAGATGAGCCAATTCAAGGAACAACCTACCCTCATCAGGTGCGGGTAATTGTCTTGGTTCCAGAACAGGAAGAAGTGGAAGAGATTGACCCTGATGATACCCCGGTTGAAGAAATTAAAGCCAGCTTGAGAAGGGCTTTACAACAAGCCAAAATGGGTCAGACTAGACCAATTAGTGAGCTATGGGACAGGATTGATGCAGAGTGA
- a CDS encoding bifunctional riboflavin kinase/FAD synthetase, with protein MLNLSQNGCSVWVASGNELLLTPTAVALGKFDGVHLGHQRVIQPVLQPTRSGQTWEDAGNDPSSPNRSPSAAPQERIYSTVVTFRPHPQEFFTGEPRTWLTPLDEKVQQLRSLGVEQLVLLPFDKELTALSPEDFVEKILVQQLHCQQISVGQDFCFGKQRRGTAKDLQLIAAKYHIPVTIVPLQTSQGQFVEDSNCGNFESLEDAPISTSLIRQALETGDIKNANRFLGRPYNLIGVVVEGEQLGRTIGFPTANLELPKDKFVPRQGVYAVRVKILGETSDANVQPEILGVMNLGNRPTVNGNYSSVEVHLFDWSGDLYGKQLVVQLIEFLRPEQKFPSLDALKAQIQQDCTVARQILMRV; from the coding sequence GTGCTAAATCTGTCTCAAAATGGGTGTTCTGTGTGGGTTGCTTCTGGAAACGAACTGTTGCTTACGCCAACGGCTGTAGCCCTTGGTAAATTTGATGGAGTGCATCTTGGCCATCAAAGAGTTATTCAACCAGTTTTACAGCCAACAAGAAGCGGACAAACATGGGAAGATGCTGGGAATGACCCATCAAGCCCAAACCGAAGCCCTTCAGCAGCACCACAAGAACGCATATACTCCACAGTTGTCACTTTTCGTCCTCATCCCCAAGAGTTCTTTACCGGAGAACCCCGGACTTGGTTAACTCCTCTAGATGAGAAAGTACAACAATTGCGATCGCTTGGGGTAGAACAACTCGTACTACTACCCTTTGACAAAGAATTAACGGCTTTGTCGCCGGAAGATTTTGTCGAAAAAATTCTGGTACAACAACTACACTGTCAACAAATTAGTGTCGGGCAAGATTTTTGTTTCGGCAAGCAACGCCGTGGTACAGCCAAGGACTTACAGTTAATTGCCGCCAAATACCACATTCCTGTTACCATAGTACCGCTACAAACTTCTCAAGGACAATTTGTCGAAGATAGCAACTGTGGTAATTTTGAATCTTTAGAGGATGCCCCTATTAGCACTTCATTGATTCGTCAAGCCTTAGAAACAGGCGATATCAAAAATGCCAACCGATTCTTAGGAAGACCTTATAACCTTATCGGCGTTGTCGTTGAAGGCGAACAACTTGGTAGAACTATTGGTTTCCCTACAGCTAACCTAGAACTACCAAAAGATAAGTTTGTTCCCCGTCAAGGTGTTTACGCCGTCCGCGTCAAAATTTTGGGTGAAACATCAGATGCAAATGTACAGCCAGAAATTCTTGGAGTAATGAATCTTGGCAACCGCCCCACAGTCAACGGTAATTATTCATCAGTAGAAGTGCATCTTTTCGATTGGTCTGGAGATTTGTATGGTAAACAACTGGTTGTGCAATTAATAGAATTTCTGCGACCAGAACAAAAATTTCCCTCTCTAGATGCCTTAAAAGCGCAAATTCAACAAGATTGTACCGTAGCTAGACAAATTTTAATGAGGGTTTAG
- the pheS gene encoding phenylalanine--tRNA ligase subunit alpha: protein MTSNLEAQLLALRQEGEQAIAAANTLERLEELRVNYLGKKGQLGALLRSMGQMSAEERPKIGAIANTVKEALQASLDQQRATLESAQIQAQLDAETLDVTMPGIYRPQGRIHPLNGIIDRALDIFVGLGYTVAQGLEMETDYYNFEALNTPPDHPARDMQDTFYLPDGNLLRTHTSSVQIRYMEKEEPPVRIVAPGRVYRRDNVDATHSAVFHQIELLAIDEGLTFTDLKGTIKVFLQAMFGELPIRFRASYFPFTEPSAEVDLQWNGRWLEVMGCGMVDPNVMKSVGYDPEIYTGFAAGFGVERFAMVLHQIDDIRRLYASDLRFLRQF from the coding sequence ATGACTAGCAACTTAGAAGCTCAACTTTTAGCATTGCGGCAGGAAGGAGAACAGGCGATCGCCGCCGCCAATACCCTCGAACGTCTAGAGGAACTCAGAGTTAATTATCTGGGTAAGAAAGGGCAACTGGGGGCGTTGCTGCGGAGTATGGGGCAGATGAGTGCGGAGGAACGACCGAAAATTGGAGCGATCGCCAATACGGTCAAGGAAGCCCTACAAGCTAGTTTAGACCAGCAACGCGCTACCCTAGAATCTGCCCAAATTCAGGCGCAGTTAGACGCGGAAACTCTTGATGTCACCATGCCGGGAATTTATCGTCCCCAAGGTCGCATTCATCCCCTGAATGGCATCATCGACCGGGCGCTAGATATTTTTGTCGGCTTGGGTTACACCGTGGCGCAAGGGTTAGAGATGGAAACAGATTACTATAATTTTGAAGCTCTCAATACCCCACCCGACCACCCAGCCCGTGATATGCAGGATACCTTCTACCTCCCAGATGGTAATCTTCTACGTACCCATACCTCATCGGTGCAAATTCGTTACATGGAAAAAGAGGAACCACCAGTGAGAATTGTGGCTCCGGGGCGAGTTTATCGGCGGGATAATGTAGATGCTACTCACTCGGCAGTTTTCCATCAAATTGAACTGTTAGCCATTGATGAAGGATTAACTTTTACCGACCTCAAAGGCACTATTAAGGTGTTCTTACAAGCAATGTTTGGCGAGTTACCAATTCGCTTCCGCGCCAGTTATTTCCCCTTTACCGAACCCTCGGCTGAGGTTGATTTGCAGTGGAATGGGCGTTGGTTAGAGGTGATGGGTTGCGGGATGGTTGATCCCAACGTAATGAAATCTGTAGGTTATGACCCAGAAATCTACACTGGTTTTGCGGCTGGTTTTGGCGTAGAACGTTTTGCAATGGTATTACACCAAATCGATGATATTCGTCGTTTATATGCTAGCGATTTACGCTTTTTAAGGCAGTTTTAA
- the secA gene encoding preprotein translocase subunit SecA, with protein sequence MLKLLLGDPNARKLKKYQPYITEINLLEEEIKVLSDEDLKGKTAEFKQRLAKGETLDDILPEAFAVVREAGRRVLGLRHFDVQMLGGVILHSGQIAEMKTGEGKTLVATLPSYLNALTGKGVHVITVNDYLARRDAEWMGQVHRFLGLSVGLIQASMTPTERKKNYECDITYVTNSEVGFDYLRDNMATSMAEVVQRPFNYCVIDEVDSILVDEARTPLIISGQVERPTEKYIQAAEIALTLHKDEHYEVDEKARNVLLSDEGFAQAEELLGVKDLFDPENPWAHFIFNAIKAKELFLKDVNYIVRNGEVVIVDEFTGRVLPGRRWSDGLHQAIEAKEHVDIQPETQTLATITYQNLFLLYPKLGGMTGTAKTEEAEFEKIYKLEVSIIPTNRVRRREDLSDLVFKKEVGKWQAIARECAEMHELGRPVLVGTTSVEKSEYLSQLLREQGIPHELLNARPENVEREAEIVAQAGRRGAVTIATNMAGRGTDIILGGNSEYMARLKLREYFMPRIVSPDDEDVFGVQRAAGLPAGHGAGQGFVPGRKVKTWKASPEIFPTQLSKEAEQLLKEAVDFAVREYGERSLSELDAEDKVAVAAEKAPTDDPVIQKLRDAYKRIKQEYEEFTSSEHDEVVSRGGLHVIGTERHESRRIDNQLRGRAGRQGDPGSTRFFLSLEDNLLRIFGGDRVAGLMEAFNVEDDMPIESGMLTRSLEGAQKKVETYYYDIRKQVFEYDEVMNNQRRAIYAERRRVLEGQDLKEQVIKYAEKTMDEIVDYYINVDLPSEEWELDKLVDKVKEFVYLLSDMQASQLEDMGVSEIKAFLHEQVRIAYDLKEAQIDQIQPGLMRQAERFFILQRIDTLWREHLQQMDALRESVGLRGYGQKDPLIEYKSEGYELFLDMMVNIRRDVVYSLFMFQPQPQPVVQTSSEMV encoded by the coding sequence ATGCTAAAACTCTTGTTGGGCGATCCCAACGCTCGTAAGCTCAAAAAATACCAACCCTACATTACGGAAATTAATCTCTTGGAAGAGGAGATTAAAGTCCTGTCTGATGAAGATTTAAAAGGTAAAACAGCAGAGTTTAAACAGCGACTTGCCAAAGGCGAAACTTTAGATGATATCCTGCCAGAAGCCTTTGCTGTGGTGAGAGAGGCAGGACGGCGAGTCTTAGGGTTGCGGCACTTTGATGTTCAGATGTTGGGTGGTGTCATTCTCCACTCTGGGCAAATCGCAGAAATGAAAACTGGTGAAGGTAAAACCCTAGTGGCTACCTTACCTAGTTATCTCAATGCCTTGACTGGCAAGGGTGTTCACGTAATCACCGTGAACGATTACCTAGCTCGTCGGGACGCGGAATGGATGGGACAGGTGCATCGTTTCCTGGGTTTGAGTGTAGGTTTGATTCAAGCCAGCATGACACCCACTGAACGTAAGAAAAATTATGAGTGTGATATTACTTACGTTACCAATAGTGAGGTTGGCTTTGACTACCTGCGGGATAACATGGCCACATCGATGGCTGAGGTAGTACAACGTCCGTTTAACTATTGCGTAATTGACGAAGTAGATTCGATTTTAGTTGATGAGGCACGGACACCTCTAATTATTTCTGGTCAGGTAGAAAGACCTACAGAAAAATATATCCAAGCTGCGGAAATTGCGCTGACGTTGCATAAAGATGAACATTACGAGGTTGATGAAAAGGCTCGTAACGTCCTGTTGAGTGATGAAGGTTTTGCACAAGCGGAAGAACTGTTGGGTGTAAAAGATTTATTTGACCCGGAAAATCCTTGGGCGCACTTTATTTTCAACGCGATTAAAGCTAAAGAACTTTTCCTCAAGGACGTTAACTATATCGTCCGCAATGGAGAAGTGGTAATTGTCGATGAATTTACCGGACGGGTACTACCCGGAAGACGTTGGAGTGATGGTTTACACCAAGCCATTGAAGCAAAGGAACACGTAGATATTCAACCAGAAACCCAAACTCTAGCGACAATTACTTATCAAAACTTGTTCTTGTTGTATCCCAAACTGGGTGGAATGACAGGAACGGCGAAGACAGAAGAAGCTGAGTTTGAAAAAATCTACAAGTTGGAAGTTAGCATAATTCCTACCAACAGAGTCAGAAGACGGGAAGATTTGTCTGACTTGGTATTTAAGAAAGAGGTAGGCAAATGGCAGGCGATCGCGCGAGAATGTGCGGAGATGCACGAACTCGGTAGACCTGTGCTTGTGGGAACTACCAGCGTAGAAAAATCTGAATACCTCAGCCAACTCCTGAGAGAACAAGGTATTCCCCACGAACTACTCAACGCCCGTCCGGAAAACGTGGAACGGGAAGCGGAAATCGTTGCCCAAGCCGGACGTAGGGGCGCTGTGACCATTGCCACTAACATGGCGGGACGGGGTACAGATATCATCTTGGGTGGTAACTCTGAATACATGGCGCGGTTGAAGTTGCGAGAATATTTCATGCCGCGAATTGTCAGCCCAGATGATGAAGATGTGTTTGGTGTGCAAAGGGCGGCTGGTTTACCCGCAGGACATGGTGCTGGTCAAGGCTTTGTCCCTGGGAGAAAAGTGAAAACTTGGAAGGCTTCACCGGAAATATTCCCCACCCAACTGTCTAAGGAAGCAGAACAACTGTTAAAAGAAGCAGTGGATTTTGCGGTAAGGGAATATGGGGAGCGTTCTTTATCGGAACTAGACGCAGAAGATAAAGTAGCAGTAGCAGCCGAAAAAGCACCTACCGACGACCCAGTAATTCAGAAATTGCGGGATGCTTACAAGCGCATTAAGCAAGAGTATGAAGAATTTACCAGCAGCGAACATGATGAGGTAGTCTCACGGGGTGGTTTACATGTAATTGGTACAGAACGCCATGAGTCACGGCGGATAGATAACCAATTACGAGGACGCGCCGGACGACAAGGCGACCCTGGTTCCACAAGATTCTTCCTCAGTTTAGAGGATAACTTACTGCGGATTTTTGGTGGCGATCGCGTCGCTGGTTTAATGGAAGCCTTCAATGTGGAAGACGATATGCCCATTGAGTCGGGTATGTTAACTCGCAGTTTGGAAGGCGCACAAAAGAAAGTTGAAACCTACTACTACGACATCCGTAAGCAAGTATTTGAGTACGACGAGGTAATGAATAACCAACGTCGCGCCATCTACGCCGAACGTCGCCGGGTTCTGGAAGGTCAAGACTTGAAGGAACAGGTGATTAAGTACGCTGAAAAAACGATGGACGAAATCGTTGACTACTACATCAACGTTGATTTGCCCTCGGAAGAATGGGAATTAGATAAGTTGGTGGATAAAGTCAAAGAGTTTGTCTATCTGTTATCGGATATGCAGGCGAGTCAATTAGAGGATATGGGAGTGAGTGAGATTAAGGCGTTCCTCCATGAACAGGTACGCATCGCTTACGACCTCAAGGAAGCTCAAATTGACCAAATTCAGCCAGGGTTAATGCGGCAAGCTGAACGTTTCTTCATCTTGCAGCGTATTGATACCCTGTGGCGGGAACACTTACAACAGATGGATGCTTTGCGTGAGTCTGTAGGTTTGCGTGGTTACGGGCAGAAAGACCCGCTTATTGAGTATAAGAGTGAGGGTTATGAGTTGTTCCTGGATATGATGGTGAATATCCGCCGCGATGTGGTTTATTCGTTGTTCATGTTCCAGCCTCAGCCTCAGCCAGTAGTGCAAACTTCTTCTGAGATGGTTTAA
- a CDS encoding DUF7003 family protein, with protein MAIYTVDEILKCLDKAHSNLDFPGFIKVNIYMVSARLTGFRNDHYWILLFEELVNWYGYAGIQPVLAISAFSNRSDIGNGLFTTLYPVEIENEDNYEDTKILYLKIRGESLSIETELIQQYYHWNFGFNLLVHLLPKYRSQMLATEDELRSIVSHELLQIIQLDNWHHPDVYGWNFEANRHFQPSDAKSMQMVAKVLVTGDPNLYKPCEESNVDWQKWIKA; from the coding sequence ATGGCAATTTATACAGTTGATGAAATCTTAAAATGCCTAGATAAAGCTCATAGTAATCTGGATTTTCCAGGTTTCATTAAGGTAAATATTTATATGGTATCGGCTCGCTTAACAGGCTTTCGCAATGATCATTACTGGATTCTTTTATTTGAGGAACTTGTTAATTGGTATGGTTATGCTGGTATACAACCTGTATTAGCCATTTCTGCTTTCAGTAACCGCTCAGACATAGGAAATGGATTATTTACAACCTTATATCCAGTAGAGATTGAGAACGAGGACAACTACGAAGATACAAAAATTTTGTATTTGAAAATTCGCGGAGAATCTTTGAGCATAGAAACTGAATTAATTCAACAATACTATCATTGGAATTTTGGTTTTAATCTCCTCGTTCATTTGCTGCCTAAATATCGCAGTCAAATGTTAGCTACCGAAGATGAACTACGGTCAATAGTGTCCCATGAGTTATTACAAATTATTCAACTAGACAACTGGCATCATCCAGATGTTTATGGATGGAATTTTGAAGCTAACAGGCATTTTCAACCGAGTGATGCTAAGTCAATGCAGATGGTTGCAAAAGTTCTTGTAACTGGTGATCCAAATTTATACAAACCCTGCGAAGAGTCAAATGTTGATTGGCAAAAATGGATAAAAGCTTAA